GTCGGCTGCCGGGTTGTAATGCCTCTCTATGAGGATATTCCCCAGAATCTGCGCGAAGGAATGCGCTTTCTGACCAGCCTTTCGGTGCCGGTTGCGTGGCGCCGCCAATATTGCGGTATTTTTGAAGCCCGTTCCGGCGGAGTGATCTATTATTTTATTGATAATCAGTATTATTTTAAGCGTCATGGACTTTATGGACATTATGATGACGCAGAACGGTTTGCATTTTTTTCCCGTGCAATTCTTGAAATGCTGCCTTATATTGATTTTAAACCAGACATTATTCATTGCAATGATTGGCAGACTTCTATGGTGCCTACTTATTACAGCATTTTCTATGCGAATAATGATTGGTATCGCGGAATTAAAACGGTGATCACCATTCACAATATTCTTTATCAGGGAAAATACGGAAAAGAATTAGTAGAAGACGTATTAGGAATTCCAAACAGTGATTTTTCCATTCTGGAATATGATGATTGCGTTAATATGCTTAAAAGTGCGATCGAAACGGCCAACCGTGTGACGACAGTCAGCCCGACCTATGCGCAGGAGATTTTAGACCCATGGTTTTCCAGTGGACTCGATGCGATTTTGCGGGAGCGGCAGTGGAAGCTTTCCGGGATTTTAAATGGAATTGATACAAACTCCTATAATCCTGCGACTGACCCCAATATTTATCAGAATTATACGGTGGACGATATCTCTAAAAAAGCAGAGAATAAGCGTGCTCTGCAGGAACGTTTAGGACTTATGCAGGACCCAAATGTACCGATGATCGGGATGGTTACCCGCATGGTGAGCCATAAAGGACTGGATCTTGTAAAAGAAACACTGGATGGGATCATGTGGAAGTCGAATATCCAGTTTGTCATTCTGGGCAGTGGTGATTGGGAGTATGAAAACTTTTTCCGTGACATGCAGAATAAGTATCCTGGAAGACTCTGTGCCTGTATTGGATTTATTCCGGAACTGTCTCGTAAAGTCTACGCCGGAGCTGATCTTTTCCTAATGCCCAGTAAAACAGAACCCTGCGGCCTCTCGCAGATGATTGCACTGCGGTATGGGACGATCCCGATTGTCCGTGAAACAGGCGGGCTCAAAGATTCTGTCCAAGACAGTGGAGATGGCAAAGGCAACGGTTTTACCTTTCAGAATTATCAAAGCGGAGATATGGTCAATGCAATCAACCGCGCTTTGGAAGGCTATCAGAATCAAGAAGGTTGGCAGCTGCTGGTGGAACGCGCAATGCGCTGTGATATGAGCTGGGGATGTTCTGCAAAAGAATATATCAAGTTGTATCGCGGAATGCTTCAGGAAAAATAATTTTTAAATCTTTATTTTATAAAAGAAGTCCGACTTCCCTTTTTTGAGGGTGTCGGACTTTTTATGTATTCTTGTGCATTTTTATAGATTAATTTTTAGAATTTGTTTCAAAATTATTTTCCTGGTTACGTTGTCGATGAATATCTGCACTTCTCATTCGGATTAAAAGAGGATCCCATAGCTTTTCGTTAAAAAACTGCAGAAAAGGGCCCATGCAGAAAGCGGTAAAAATAGTACCTATGCCGATGGTGGCACCGAGAAGAAAGCCAATCAAAACACAGAAAAAGTCGGTTAAGACTCTCCAAAAACGAAACTGAAGTGGTGTTTTTAATTTTGCAAGGGAGATTGCAACCACGTCGTAGGTAGAGACACCTAAATCACTGGTCATGTACATCGAGGCGCAGATGCAAAGAATGATCATTCCGATTAATAGATAGAGAATCCGTGCCATAAAGTCGGGCGTGGGGGTAATTTGTAACAGCAAGCTTTTAGATAGATCGGCCATAAAACCAATTCCAATGATGTTGATAATCGTGGCAATTCCGATATAATGACGCCCATAAAAAAGCATGGCAATCAGCAAAACTAAATTGAGCCATGGATACAGCGTGCCATAGGATACATGAAAGAGGTTAGAGATCCCGGTAGCAAATGCGGTAAAAGGATCGGTCCCAAAATTTGCTACTTGAAAGAATCCAACAGAAAATCCGCAGACCAAAACACCGATGAGAGTCATCACAAGGCGGCAAATCCATTCATAAGAGCAAAATTTATGAAAGATGGACTGGAAAGGGAGACTCATGAAAAAAATCAATCCTTTCACAATACTTTTTAAGAGGTTCTTGGCTTTTGTAAAATCCATGAAGAAGCTTCATTTACAAGAGAAACAAAAACCGTTATAATAATAAAGATATTTTATTTTTTTAGGAAAAATGATTTTCTGTTTTTTGAAGTAGGGAAAAAAGAGCCGGTGCAAGATTCGGATAGGCAGCAGAAAGCTTTTCCGGCGTTAGCTGCGGAAGATGGTCTTTGGAAAGCCCCTTTTTATCTTCGATCGTTTCTCCCAGCGCAAGGCATTGCGCAGCGTTCAAAGCAAGGACCATAGAGGCTTCTGCTTTTCCGGCTGCTTGATTTTGCGAAATAGTAAACATGGCCTGAGGATTTTTGGGGTTGCTGGAATATAGAAGCCGAAAAGTACGGTATATGGAGGTTTCCAGATAAGCAGTTACCGAAGAGGTCAGCGGCTCGCAGCTACAGCTTTTTAAAATTTGATATAAAAGGCTCAGGGAACTTACAAGTAGTTTCCGATCGGGATTGTCATCTGCATCGTCACGTTTTTTGCGTGAATTTGGTTTCGCATCATCCGAAAGATCAGAAACTTTGATCGTTGCACCATTTTGATGGGGCGATAATCCCAAAAGATAATCGCAGGAAACTTTATAGTATTCGGCGACTTTTACCACGAAATCCAGTCCGCATTCCCGAATCCCTTTTTCGTAGTGAGAAAGAAGTGCTTGTGAGATCTCCAGCGAGGCTGCAACCTCCTTTTGGCTGAGCCCTCGTTCTTTTCGCAGAAGAGTTAAAATACGCGGAAAATGATTGTTCATGGTAAAATCTCCTGTCAGCTTTTGTCGATTATAAATGACATAATGTATATTATATCGTAAGAATAACAATGTGTAAACCCACTGTATTTTGTAGTCAAATCACTAAAGGAGCAGAAAGTATGCAATCTTATACAATTCATTTGATCCGGCATGGTTTAACCGAAGGAAATCTTCTCGGACAGTATATTGGCAGTACCGATTCTTCGCTTTGCAAAGAGGGAATTGCGGAACTTAAAAAGTTAAAGCAAAACTATGATTATCCGAAGGCACAGGCGTATTTTTGCAGTCCGCTTAAGCGCTGCAAAGAAACCATGAAGATCCTTTATCCGGAGGCGAAACCAATTTTAATCCGTGACCTGAGAGAGATCAGCTTTGGAGAATGGGAGGGAAAGACTGCAAAGGAGCTTGCAGCGAAAGACCCGCATTTTGCAGAATGGATGGAGTCGGGAAAAGCTTATACCCCAGAGGGAGGAGAATCCGGAGGCATTTTTATGCAGAGAACCTGCCTTGCCTTTGAAAAGATTGTAAACGGAATGCTTCGTTCTGGAACTACCAGCGCTGTTATTGTGGCACATGGCGGCTCTTTGATGTCGATTCTCAGTACTTATGGCTTGCCTCGTGCAAAATTTTATGATTGGATGACACAAAGTGGCTGTGGTTATACGATGCAGGTTATTCCTGGACTTTGGATGCGTTCTATGGTGGCAGAGGTCTGCGAAACAATTCCACCGCGGGAAAAGGCTGATCCGGATGATATATCCCGCCAGATCATTAACGCAGCGCGGGAAGCTGCCGATGAGGCTTTTGGAGAAAAAGACAAACAGAAAGAGGATTCTCAGAAGGAAACCCCAGAAACTCCCAAAAAAGACTCTTGACAAAGTAAGGTCAGGTGTTATAATAAGACAAATTCAATTTTTAAAAGGCAATGACGGGAATAAGGCATGAGCCCCTTTTTCAGAGAACCGGCGGATGGTGTGAGCCGGCAGAGGGATTGATGCGGATAGCTCATCCCTGAGCCGCCGGTTCCGATTCAGTAGGGCCGGACGCAACGGCAGCGTTATCAGAGCCGTGGCCTTGATAGAGGCTGCTGAGGGTTCCTTTGTGGAACTGAACTTGGGTGGTACCACGAATTGATTCGTCCCAAAGACAGAATAATTTCTGTCTTTGGGACTTTTTTTGTGGGAAAATCCGCACAGTCAATGAAATTCTCGGTTGGTTTTAGAGAAGGCCGGTAAACCAGTTTGATTGATAGAAAAGGAGCTGTTTTAAGATGATGTATGAGGGTTGTAAAAAGTACATTCCGTTTCAGCCGGTTTCTCTGCCGGACCGTACGTGGCCGGATCAGATACTCAATAAGGCGCCGGTTTGGTGCAGCGTAGATCTGCGTGACGGAAATCAGGCATTGGTAGATCCGATGAATCTGGAGGAAAAACTGCTTTATTTTAAAACTCTGGTTGAAATCGGTTTTAAAGAGATTGAAATTGGATTTCCGTCTTCTTCGGAGACCGAATATGAAATTTGCCGGACGCTGATCGAAAAGAATCTGATTCCGGACGATGTGACAATTCAGGTATTGGTGCAGGCCAGAGAGCATCTGATTCGTAAAACCTTTGAGGCAATTAAGGGTGCTAAAAATGTGATCGTGCATTTTTATAATTCCACTTCTACCTTACAGCGTAAAGTGGTTTTTAAAACGGATATGCAGGGAGTCATCAACATCGCAGTGGAGGGCGCAAAGCTGGTTCGTCGCTTGACGGAAGAAGAGATCAAAAGGAGCGGGGCCAATATTCGCTATGAGTATTCGCCAGAGAGCTTTTCAGGCACTGAGATGGATAACGCGGTCAAGATTTGCGAAGAAGTGCTGGATACTTTGGGGGCAACACCGGAGAAAAAAGTGATTTTGAATCTGCCCAATACGGTAGAAATGTGTACCCCCAATACCCACGCAGATCAGATCGAATATTTTATCCGCCATTTAAAGGGACGCGACCGCGCAATTATTAGTCTGCATCCGCATAATGACCGCGGCACCGGCGTTGCAGCGACAGAGCTTGCTCTGATGGCGGGAGCGGAGCGGGTAGAAGGAACCCTCTTCGGAAACGGGGAGCGTACCGGCAATGTAGATATCATGAATCTTGCGATGAATCTTTACAGTCAAGGGGTTGATCCGCACCTCGATTTTTCCAATATTCGTCATATTCGGGACGTCTACGAAAAATGTACCAATATGCGGGTGCATGACCGCCATCCTTATGCGGGAAATCTGGTCTTTACTGCATTTTCCGGATCTCATCAAGATGCGATCAAAAAGGGAATCGATTATATGCATACACATGAATCTTCTTATTGGGAGGTTCCGTATCTGCCGATTGATCCTGCCGATGTAGGCAGAGAATATGAGCCGATCATCCGTATTAACAGCCAGTCCGGAAAAGGCGGAGCTGCTTTTGTAATGCAGCAGAGCTTCGGATTCGATCTGCCAAAAGCGATGCATCCGGAATTTGGTGCAGCAATTAAAGAAGCGTGTGATGCTGCCGGAAGAGAATTGATCCCCAGCGAGATTTTTCATATTTTCCGCAAAGAATATTTGGATCTGCAGGCGCCTTATCATCTCAAGTCTTATAAGCTTTATGAAGAACGAATGAGCGATGATGAAAGCGATTCTGATGAGGAGACTCCTTCTGCAGTTCATTTTGAAGGAAATATTCGTTTTCATCACGAAGACCATCCGGTCAGTGCTATTGGGAATGGCCCGATCGATGCTTTCTTTAAGGCATTGGAACAGGTCGGAATCAAGAATTATCGGTTTGTAACTTATCGTGAACATGCAATTGACGCCGGTGCGGATAGTAAGGCAGTTTCTTATATTCAGCTTCAGGATCCCAAGGGACGCGATATTTTCGGCGTTGGGGTGCATCCGAATATCAGCATGGCATCGATCAAGGGAATTATCTGTGCGGTAAACCGTGCAGTGCTGCGGAATCAGAAGGAGGCAGAAGAATGAATACGTATCATATCACAGTCCTAAAAGG
This genomic window from Caproicibacterium sp. BJN0003 contains:
- a CDS encoding histidine phosphatase family protein produces the protein MQSYTIHLIRHGLTEGNLLGQYIGSTDSSLCKEGIAELKKLKQNYDYPKAQAYFCSPLKRCKETMKILYPEAKPILIRDLREISFGEWEGKTAKELAAKDPHFAEWMESGKAYTPEGGESGGIFMQRTCLAFEKIVNGMLRSGTTSAVIVAHGGSLMSILSTYGLPRAKFYDWMTQSGCGYTMQVIPGLWMRSMVAEVCETIPPREKADPDDISRQIINAAREAADEAFGEKDKQKEDSQKETPETPKKDS
- the glgA gene encoding glycogen synthase GlgA translates to MKVLYCTSEARPFAATGGLADVAGSLPQALRQRLVGCRVVMPLYEDIPQNLREGMRFLTSLSVPVAWRRQYCGIFEARSGGVIYYFIDNQYYFKRHGLYGHYDDAERFAFFSRAILEMLPYIDFKPDIIHCNDWQTSMVPTYYSIFYANNDWYRGIKTVITIHNILYQGKYGKELVEDVLGIPNSDFSILEYDDCVNMLKSAIETANRVTTVSPTYAQEILDPWFSSGLDAILRERQWKLSGILNGIDTNSYNPATDPNIYQNYTVDDISKKAENKRALQERLGLMQDPNVPMIGMVTRMVSHKGLDLVKETLDGIMWKSNIQFVILGSGDWEYENFFRDMQNKYPGRLCACIGFIPELSRKVYAGADLFLMPSKTEPCGLSQMIALRYGTIPIVRETGGLKDSVQDSGDGKGNGFTFQNYQSGDMVNAINRALEGYQNQEGWQLLVERAMRCDMSWGCSAKEYIKLYRGMLQEK
- a CDS encoding helix-turn-helix domain-containing protein — translated: MNNHFPRILTLLRKERGLSQKEVAASLEISQALLSHYEKGIRECGLDFVVKVAEYYKVSCDYLLGLSPHQNGATIKVSDLSDDAKPNSRKKRDDADDNPDRKLLVSSLSLLYQILKSCSCEPLTSSVTAYLETSIYRTFRLLYSSNPKNPQAMFTISQNQAAGKAEASMVLALNAAQCLALGETIEDKKGLSKDHLPQLTPEKLSAAYPNLAPALFSLLQKTENHFS
- the leuA gene encoding 2-isopropylmalate synthase — its product is MMYEGCKKYIPFQPVSLPDRTWPDQILNKAPVWCSVDLRDGNQALVDPMNLEEKLLYFKTLVEIGFKEIEIGFPSSSETEYEICRTLIEKNLIPDDVTIQVLVQAREHLIRKTFEAIKGAKNVIVHFYNSTSTLQRKVVFKTDMQGVINIAVEGAKLVRRLTEEEIKRSGANIRYEYSPESFSGTEMDNAVKICEEVLDTLGATPEKKVILNLPNTVEMCTPNTHADQIEYFIRHLKGRDRAIISLHPHNDRGTGVAATELALMAGAERVEGTLFGNGERTGNVDIMNLAMNLYSQGVDPHLDFSNIRHIRDVYEKCTNMRVHDRHPYAGNLVFTAFSGSHQDAIKKGIDYMHTHESSYWEVPYLPIDPADVGREYEPIIRINSQSGKGGAAFVMQQSFGFDLPKAMHPEFGAAIKEACDAAGRELIPSEIFHIFRKEYLDLQAPYHLKSYKLYEERMSDDESDSDEETPSAVHFEGNIRFHHEDHPVSAIGNGPIDAFFKALEQVGIKNYRFVTYREHAIDAGADSKAVSYIQLQDPKGRDIFGVGVHPNISMASIKGIICAVNRAVLRNQKEAEE
- a CDS encoding YczE/YyaS/YitT family protein translates to MSLPFQSIFHKFCSYEWICRLVMTLIGVLVCGFSVGFFQVANFGTDPFTAFATGISNLFHVSYGTLYPWLNLVLLIAMLFYGRHYIGIATIINIIGIGFMADLSKSLLLQITPTPDFMARILYLLIGMIILCICASMYMTSDLGVSTYDVVAISLAKLKTPLQFRFWRVLTDFFCVLIGFLLGATIGIGTIFTAFCMGPFLQFFNEKLWDPLLIRMRSADIHRQRNQENNFETNSKN